In Lysobacter luteus, a single window of DNA contains:
- a CDS encoding NAD(P)/FAD-dependent oxidoreductase, which yields MAKPLDCAIVGGGPGGLTAAIYLARFRRSAVLIDAGNGRARWIPESHNCPGFPSGVSGRDYLARLMVQARGCNARIESTEVTGIRRDGDNFVLSGDGLEVAARKVILATGCEDVMPALDGLEDAVACGAVRLCPVCDGYEAIDQDIAVHGPLSETVNHAVFIRTFSKRVAVVPSDGIVDAAARGRLADAGIEVTPPSGGLSFDGRRCHFLIGGESRAFDVVYPMLGARQKSGLATALGAVTDDEGALRVDRHQMTSVPGLYAIGDVVSALNQIAVATGHAAIAATHVHNALPANPA from the coding sequence ATGGCCAAGCCGCTCGACTGCGCGATTGTCGGCGGTGGCCCGGGCGGGCTGACGGCCGCCATCTACCTTGCACGCTTCCGCCGGTCGGCGGTGCTGATCGATGCCGGCAACGGCCGCGCCCGCTGGATTCCGGAAAGCCACAACTGTCCCGGCTTCCCATCGGGCGTCAGCGGGCGCGACTACCTCGCGCGGCTGATGGTGCAGGCGCGCGGGTGCAATGCCCGGATCGAGTCGACCGAGGTCACCGGGATCCGGCGCGACGGTGACAACTTCGTGCTTTCCGGCGACGGGCTGGAGGTCGCCGCCCGCAAGGTGATCCTCGCGACCGGGTGCGAGGACGTGATGCCGGCCCTGGATGGACTGGAGGACGCGGTCGCCTGCGGTGCGGTACGGCTGTGCCCGGTCTGCGATGGCTACGAGGCGATCGACCAGGACATCGCGGTGCATGGCCCGCTGTCGGAAACGGTCAACCATGCGGTGTTCATCCGCACATTCTCGAAGCGTGTCGCGGTGGTGCCAAGCGACGGGATTGTCGATGCCGCTGCGCGCGGCCGTCTCGCCGATGCCGGGATCGAGGTAACGCCTCCTTCCGGCGGCCTGTCGTTCGACGGCCGGCGTTGCCACTTTCTCATCGGTGGCGAAAGCCGGGCCTTCGATGTCGTCTACCCGATGCTCGGCGCGCGGCAGAAATCCGGGCTCGCCACGGCCCTCGGCGCGGTGACCGACGACGAGGGCGCGCTGCGGGTCGATCGGCACCAGATGACCAGCGTCCCCGGCCTGTACGCGATCGGCGATGTCGTCAGCGCGCTCAACCAGATCGCGGTGGCGACCGGACACGCCGCCATCGCAGCCACCCACGTGCACAA
- a CDS encoding TSCPD domain-containing protein has protein sequence MAVKIDQKIKGYSVVSQEDRAREAKAAAAARDAEAAATPGANVIQMHEKIERPETLIGSTYKLKTPLFEHALYVTINDIVLNAGSEHEQRRPFEIFINSKNMDHFQWIVALTRIMSAVFRKGGDVTFLVDEMKAVFDPKGGYFKAGGVYMPSLVAELGSIVEDHLKAIGMMHDPEMSAEQRALIAEKRAAYAALDSKKNAEISPAPAPAAEGSVLRDDRSGQLFPEPRISDAPRDEDVEVTGDGGVAFPPSATMCHKCSTKAVVIMDGCATCLNCGYSKCG, from the coding sequence ATGGCCGTCAAGATCGACCAGAAAATCAAGGGTTACAGCGTCGTCAGCCAGGAGGACCGGGCGCGGGAGGCGAAAGCCGCTGCCGCTGCGCGTGATGCCGAGGCCGCCGCGACGCCGGGCGCCAACGTCATCCAGATGCACGAGAAGATCGAGCGTCCCGAGACCCTCATCGGCTCCACCTACAAGCTCAAGACGCCGTTGTTCGAGCACGCCCTGTACGTGACGATCAACGACATCGTGCTCAACGCCGGCAGCGAGCACGAGCAGCGCCGGCCGTTCGAGATCTTCATCAACTCCAAGAACATGGACCACTTCCAGTGGATCGTGGCGCTCACGCGCATCATGTCGGCCGTGTTCCGCAAGGGCGGCGACGTGACCTTCCTGGTCGACGAGATGAAGGCCGTGTTCGACCCCAAGGGCGGCTACTTCAAGGCCGGTGGCGTGTACATGCCGTCGCTGGTGGCCGAGCTGGGCAGCATCGTCGAGGACCACCTCAAGGCGATCGGGATGATGCACGACCCCGAGATGAGCGCCGAGCAGCGCGCGCTGATCGCCGAGAAGCGCGCCGCCTACGCCGCGCTCGACTCAAAAAAAAACGCTGAAATAAGCCCGGCCCCTGCGCCGGCGGCGGAAGGCAGCGTGCTCCGTGACGACCGCAGCGGCCAGCTGTTCCCCGAGCCGCGTATCAGTGACGCCCCGCGCGACGAGGACGTCGAGGTCACCGGCGACGGCGGCGTCGCCTTCCCGCCCAGCGCCACGATGTGCCACAAGTGCAGCACCAAGGCCGTGGTGATCATGGACGGCTGTGCCACCTGCCTGAACTGCGGTTACAGCAAGTGCGGCTGA
- a CDS encoding histone H1-like repetitive region-containing protein, with translation MTATLSQAADSVKETAGNIGTTIANTAGEAAATVRTSATRVRKAASTSVGNAKKKLARASANARKEASKLESSGVGKRAAATKSASKKSTSKKSASKKATTKSTTTKTAAKKAPAKKSSTGTTRKSAAKKATGTRAATRKAATKKTTSKAATKKTATKKAATRKSASKKTATRKTVGKKTAAAKTTGRKSTARKAVAKKAPVAKKATARKSAAKKATAKKATTKRAPAKKAPARKAAASKSATRKAPARKSAAKRSTRNT, from the coding sequence GTGACGGCCACGCTTTCGCAGGCCGCCGACAGCGTCAAGGAAACCGCCGGCAACATCGGCACCACCATCGCCAACACGGCCGGCGAGGCCGCCGCCACCGTCCGCACCAGCGCCACCCGCGTGCGCAAGGCGGCGAGCACGTCGGTCGGCAACGCCAAAAAGAAGCTGGCCCGGGCCAGCGCCAACGCACGCAAGGAAGCGAGCAAGCTGGAAAGCAGTGGCGTCGGCAAGCGCGCCGCCGCCACGAAGTCTGCGAGCAAGAAGTCGACGAGCAAGAAATCGGCCAGCAAGAAGGCCACGACCAAGTCGACGACGACGAAGACTGCGGCGAAGAAGGCACCGGCCAAGAAGTCGTCGACCGGAACGACCCGCAAGTCGGCGGCGAAGAAGGCCACCGGCACCAGGGCCGCGACCAGGAAGGCTGCAACGAAGAAGACAACCAGCAAGGCCGCGACCAAGAAGACCGCGACCAAGAAGGCTGCAACCAGGAAGTCCGCAAGCAAAAAGACCGCCACGCGGAAGACGGTCGGCAAGAAGACTGCAGCGGCGAAGACGACCGGCCGGAAGAGCACCGCCCGCAAGGCGGTCGCGAAGAAGGCACCCGTTGCCAAAAAGGCGACGGCCCGGAAGTCCGCTGCGAAGAAGGCCACCGCGAAAAAGGCGACGACCAAGCGGGCGCCGGCAAAGAAGGCGCCGGCCCGCAAGGCAGCCGCCAGCAAGTCCGCCACCCGCAAGGCGCCGGCCCGCAAGTCGGCCGCCAAGCGCAGCACCCGCAACACGTAA
- a CDS encoding adenosylcobalamin-dependent ribonucleoside-diphosphate reductase, whose translation MSTVRLEAVKMDTSTQDIAMQPASQDIWDKKYRLKTKSGEPVDADIDATYRRVAKALAEAEPTAEKQQYWMERFTWALRRGAIPAGRITSNAGALAHKPATSTINCTVSGTIEDSMDGILEKVHEAGLTLKAGCGIGYEFSTLRPRGAFVAGAGAYTSGPMSFMDIYDKMCFTVSSAGGRRGAQMGTFDVSHPDVKDFIRAKREDGRLRQFNLSLLITDGFMEAVADDADWPLVFPVNIKEKGDVDLDDATQVVWREWPTHRNYIVRDDGLVACKIYGHIRARHLWDMIMVSTYDYAEPGFILIDRVNEMNNNWWCENIRATNPCGEQPLPAYGACLLGSVNLTKFVRNAFTDKAEFDWDEYREVVRVFTRMLDNVVEVNGLPLEQQRNEIMRKRRHGMGFLGLGSTVTMLRMKYGSEASCEFTDRIAREMAVAGWEMGLELAKEKGPAPIMAETFEVDAEMLRKRPEMVKDGWKIGQQVEGRVLHAKYSRYMQRVAEVAPELVNELAEVGARFTHHSSIAPTGTISLSLANNASNGIEPSFAHHYSRNVIREGKKSKEKVDVFSFELLAYRALVNPKAMPFSEDAAEKLPDYFIAADDVTPKQHVDVQAAAQKWVDSSISKTANVPTDYPYEDFKDIYTYAHSRGLKGCTTFRFNPAAFQGVLVKEADLENTTYRFELEDGQVVEVKGNEQIEYDGEMHTAANLFDALKEGYYGKF comes from the coding sequence ATGAGTACGGTGCGCCTCGAGGCGGTGAAGATGGACACGTCGACCCAGGACATTGCGATGCAGCCGGCATCCCAGGACATCTGGGACAAGAAGTACCGGCTCAAGACCAAGAGCGGCGAGCCGGTCGACGCCGACATCGACGCGACCTACCGCCGCGTTGCCAAGGCGCTGGCGGAGGCCGAGCCGACCGCCGAGAAGCAGCAGTACTGGATGGAGCGCTTTACCTGGGCGCTGCGCCGCGGCGCGATCCCGGCCGGCCGCATCACCTCCAACGCGGGCGCGCTGGCGCACAAGCCGGCGACCTCGACGATCAACTGCACCGTCTCGGGCACCATCGAGGATTCGATGGACGGCATCCTGGAAAAGGTCCACGAGGCCGGGCTGACGCTGAAGGCGGGCTGCGGCATCGGCTACGAGTTCAGCACGCTGCGGCCGCGCGGCGCGTTCGTCGCCGGCGCCGGCGCGTACACCTCCGGCCCGATGTCCTTCATGGATATCTACGACAAGATGTGTTTCACGGTGTCGTCGGCCGGTGGTCGCCGCGGCGCACAGATGGGCACGTTCGACGTCTCCCACCCGGACGTGAAGGACTTCATCCGCGCCAAGCGCGAGGACGGCCGGTTGCGCCAGTTCAACCTGTCGCTTCTGATCACCGACGGCTTCATGGAAGCCGTCGCCGACGACGCCGACTGGCCGCTGGTGTTCCCGGTCAACATCAAGGAGAAGGGCGACGTCGACCTCGACGACGCCACCCAGGTCGTGTGGCGCGAGTGGCCGACCCACCGCAACTACATCGTCCGCGACGACGGCCTGGTGGCCTGCAAGATCTACGGCCACATCCGTGCGCGGCACCTGTGGGACATGATCATGGTCTCGACGTACGACTACGCCGAGCCGGGCTTCATCCTGATCGACCGCGTCAACGAGATGAACAACAACTGGTGGTGCGAGAACATCCGCGCGACCAACCCCTGCGGCGAGCAGCCGCTGCCGGCATACGGCGCCTGCCTGCTGGGCTCGGTCAACCTGACCAAGTTCGTGCGCAACGCGTTCACCGACAAGGCCGAGTTCGACTGGGACGAGTACCGCGAGGTCGTGCGCGTGTTCACCCGCATGCTCGACAACGTGGTCGAGGTCAACGGCCTGCCGCTGGAGCAGCAGCGCAACGAGATCATGCGCAAGCGCCGCCATGGCATGGGCTTCCTCGGCCTGGGCAGCACCGTGACCATGCTGCGGATGAAGTACGGCAGCGAGGCGTCGTGCGAGTTCACCGACCGCATCGCCCGCGAGATGGCCGTCGCAGGCTGGGAGATGGGCCTGGAGCTGGCCAAGGAGAAGGGCCCGGCGCCGATCATGGCCGAGACCTTCGAGGTCGACGCCGAGATGCTGCGCAAGCGCCCGGAGATGGTGAAGGACGGTTGGAAGATCGGCCAGCAGGTCGAGGGCCGGGTGCTGCACGCCAAGTACTCGCGTTACATGCAGCGCGTGGCCGAGGTCGCGCCGGAACTGGTCAACGAGCTGGCCGAGGTGGGCGCGCGCTTCACCCACCACAGCTCGATCGCCCCGACCGGCACCATCTCGCTGTCGCTGGCCAACAACGCCTCCAACGGCATCGAGCCCAGCTTCGCCCACCACTACAGCCGCAACGTGATCCGCGAGGGCAAGAAGTCCAAGGAGAAGGTCGACGTCTTCTCGTTCGAGCTGCTGGCCTACCGCGCGCTGGTCAACCCGAAGGCGATGCCGTTCTCCGAGGACGCGGCCGAGAAGCTGCCCGACTACTTCATCGCCGCCGACGACGTCACCCCCAAACAGCACGTCGACGTCCAGGCCGCCGCCCAGAAGTGGGTGGACAGCTCGATCTCCAAGACCGCCAACGTCCCGACCGACTACCCGTACGAGGACTTCAAGGACATCTACACCTACGCCCACTCCCGCGGGCTCAAGGGCTGTACCACGTTCCGGTTCAACCCGGCCGCCTTCCAGGGCGTGCTGGTCAAGGAAGCGGACCTGGAAAACACGACCTACCGGTTCGAGCTGGAGGACGGCCAGGTGGTCGAGGTCAAGGGCAACGAGCAGATCGAATACGACGGCGAAATGCACACCGCCGCCAACCTGTTCGACGCCCTGAAAGAGGGGTACTACGGCAAGTTCTGA
- a CDS encoding Do family serine endopeptidase, whose product MTPLRILAALVLAAAFGGFAATALRDALLPVHATPAAPAPSAALAPAAAQLPAVVGGQPIPSLAPMLARVTPAVVSVHTKQRVRIHNPFANDPMFRRMFPNVPQERIEQSLGSGVIVDAARGLVLTNHHVIEGADEVSVTLSDGRTMEAEFVGSDPDTDVAVMKIPADGLQEIPLADSGALRVGDFVVAVGNPFGIGQTVTSGIVSAVGRSGLRGLGYQNFIQTDASINPGNSGGALVNLDGQLVGINTASFNPRGSMAGNIGLGFAIPANLARNVLSQLVSTGEVRRGTLGLDTQAVTPRLASGLELGVQRGALVTRVLAGSAAAAAGLKPGDVIVAANGERIESPADLHNFEGLQPVGSRVTLDVRRNGQALEVTAEVRDQPRSHAGDQLDPRLTGATFAELPERLRQSGARGVLVESVARGSRAARNGLREGDVVVATSAGGFDDLAGFRAGFTQPPAQLILNVVRGNRQGVLPMQ is encoded by the coding sequence CTGACCCCGCTCCGGATCCTCGCCGCGCTCGTGCTCGCCGCCGCGTTCGGTGGCTTTGCCGCCACCGCGCTGCGCGACGCCCTGTTGCCGGTGCATGCCACGCCTGCCGCCCCCGCGCCATCCGCCGCGCTCGCCCCCGCGGCCGCGCAGCTGCCGGCGGTCGTCGGGGGCCAACCGATCCCGTCGCTCGCACCGATGCTGGCGCGCGTGACGCCCGCGGTTGTCAGCGTGCACACCAAGCAGCGCGTGCGGATCCACAATCCGTTCGCCAACGACCCGATGTTCCGGCGGATGTTCCCGAACGTGCCGCAGGAGCGTATCGAGCAGTCGCTGGGCTCGGGCGTCATCGTCGATGCCGCGCGCGGCCTGGTGCTGACCAACCACCACGTGATCGAGGGCGCCGACGAGGTGTCCGTGACGCTGTCGGATGGCCGCACGATGGAGGCCGAGTTCGTCGGTTCCGACCCCGATACCGACGTCGCGGTGATGAAGATCCCGGCCGACGGCCTGCAGGAGATCCCGCTGGCCGATTCGGGCGCGCTGCGCGTCGGCGACTTCGTGGTCGCGGTCGGCAACCCGTTCGGGATCGGCCAGACCGTCACCAGCGGTATCGTTTCAGCGGTCGGCCGCAGCGGCCTGCGAGGGCTGGGCTACCAGAACTTCATCCAGACCGATGCGTCGATCAACCCGGGCAATTCCGGCGGCGCACTGGTCAATCTCGACGGGCAGCTGGTCGGCATCAACACCGCCAGCTTCAACCCGCGTGGCTCGATGGCCGGCAACATCGGCCTGGGTTTCGCGATCCCGGCCAACCTCGCGCGCAACGTGCTCTCTCAGCTGGTCAGCACCGGCGAGGTGCGACGCGGCACGCTGGGCCTGGACACCCAGGCGGTGACGCCGCGGCTGGCCAGCGGGCTGGAGCTGGGCGTGCAGCGCGGCGCGCTGGTGACGCGCGTGCTGGCCGGCTCGGCCGCGGCGGCGGCGGGGCTGAAGCCTGGCGACGTGATCGTGGCCGCCAACGGCGAGCGGATCGAGAGCCCGGCCGACCTGCACAACTTCGAGGGCCTGCAGCCGGTGGGCAGCCGCGTCACGCTGGACGTGCGTCGCAACGGCCAGGCGCTGGAGGTGACCGCCGAGGTCCGCGACCAGCCGCGCAGCCACGCCGGCGACCAGCTCGACCCGCGGCTGACCGGCGCCACCTTCGCCGAACTGCCCGAGCGCCTGCGCCAGTCGGGCGCGCGCGGGGTGCTGGTGGAGTCGGTCGCGCGCGGCAGCCGTGCGGCCCGCAATGGCCTGCGAGAGGGCGATGTGGTGGTGGCCACCAGCGCCGGCGGTTTCGATGATCTGGCGGGCTTCCGCGCGGGCTTCACACAGCCTCCCGCACAGTTGATCCTGAACGTCGTCCGGGGCAATCGGCAGGGAGTCCTGCCGATGCAGTGA
- a CDS encoding phage holin family protein: MRQRGDSAHAPGAGNGRPDPDTPEPAAELLEALRQIGATGRASLGASVDTAKAFRSLVVADVSLARSALGRTLALSGVAIAAGASAWLLLMGALVVFLSARLGMPWLGALLLPAALSLVMAGAASWMAMRYFDHTRLQATRRQLARLGIGELADFVPDADSPESTREATRRRPPEDGSGEPVKDKQGIDVTPP, encoded by the coding sequence GTGCGGCAACGCGGGGACAGCGCGCACGCACCGGGCGCCGGCAACGGGCGCCCGGATCCGGACACGCCGGAGCCCGCCGCGGAACTGCTCGAGGCGCTGCGCCAGATCGGCGCCACCGGGCGCGCCAGCCTCGGCGCATCGGTCGACACCGCCAAGGCCTTCCGGTCGCTGGTGGTGGCCGACGTCTCGCTCGCCCGCAGCGCGCTTGGACGGACGCTGGCCCTCAGCGGGGTGGCGATCGCCGCCGGCGCATCGGCGTGGCTGCTGCTGATGGGGGCGCTCGTGGTCTTCCTCAGCGCGCGGCTGGGCATGCCGTGGCTGGGCGCGCTGCTGCTGCCGGCCGCGCTGAGCTTGGTGATGGCCGGCGCGGCTTCGTGGATGGCGATGCGCTACTTCGACCACACCCGGCTGCAGGCCACGCGCCGCCAGCTGGCCCGCCTGGGCATCGGCGAGCTGGCCGATTTCGTCCCCGACGCCGATTCGCCCGAATCGACCCGCGAGGCCACCCGCCGGCGCCCGCCCGAGGACGGTAGCGGGGAGCCGGTCAAGGACAAGCAGGGCATCGACGTCACTCCGCCCTGA
- a CDS encoding AI-2E family transporter yields the protein MSPLRPRASSALIVLVVLAVGYTMWAAQAVILPILLAVFFALIGNPIIRALQRLFIPRALGALLVLLGGLAGTAVLANQLIEPAAEWARQVPRELREFAPRLREMTKPMQAANEAAADIARAADGDQAEPVQVVRTEVNEPLKKLTATPRMLAAVLAVILLTFFFMVYGENLQRNALSLLPTRQQKRVTVDILHSIEREISRYVLTITFINFTVGMALAGILFLLDVPLAEALLWGTMAAVLNYAPYVGPMIGIIIMLLMGFVAFDDPWESLLPAGIYLGLHTLEGQMITPIVLGRQMRLSPLVLILALMLFGWLWGIIGLLLAVPLLVCLKIVFDRIEGMEGWARLFE from the coding sequence CTGTCCCCGCTCCGCCCGCGGGCGTCCTCTGCACTCATCGTGCTGGTGGTGCTGGCGGTCGGCTACACGATGTGGGCGGCGCAGGCGGTGATCCTGCCGATCCTGCTGGCGGTGTTCTTCGCCCTGATCGGCAACCCGATCATCCGCGCCCTGCAGCGCCTCTTCATCCCGCGGGCGCTGGGTGCGCTGCTGGTGCTTCTGGGCGGGCTGGCGGGCACTGCGGTGCTGGCCAACCAGCTCATCGAACCGGCCGCCGAATGGGCCCGCCAGGTACCGCGAGAACTGCGCGAATTCGCCCCGCGCCTGCGCGAGATGACCAAGCCGATGCAGGCTGCCAACGAAGCGGCGGCCGACATCGCGCGCGCGGCCGATGGCGACCAGGCGGAACCGGTGCAGGTGGTGCGCACCGAGGTCAACGAACCGTTGAAGAAGCTCACCGCCACCCCGCGCATGCTCGCCGCGGTGCTGGCGGTGATCCTGCTGACGTTCTTCTTCATGGTTTACGGCGAGAACCTGCAGCGCAACGCGTTGTCACTGCTGCCGACCCGCCAGCAGAAACGGGTGACGGTGGACATCCTGCATTCGATCGAGCGCGAGATCTCGCGCTACGTGCTGACCATCACCTTCATCAACTTCACCGTCGGCATGGCCCTGGCGGGGATCCTGTTCCTGCTCGACGTGCCGCTGGCCGAGGCGCTGCTGTGGGGCACGATGGCGGCGGTGCTGAACTACGCGCCGTACGTGGGCCCGATGATCGGCATCATCATCATGCTGCTGATGGGCTTCGTCGCCTTCGACGATCCGTGGGAGTCGCTGCTGCCCGCCGGCATCTACCTCGGCCTGCACACCCTCGAAGGCCAGATGATCACGCCGATCGTGCTCGGGCGGCAGATGCGGCTGTCGCCGCTGGTACTGATCCTGGCGCTGATGCTGTTCGGGTGGCTGTGGGGAATCATCGGCCTGCTGCTGGCGGTGCCTCTGCTGGTCTGCCTGAAGATCGTGTTCGACCGGATCGAAGGCATGGAGGGTTGGGCGCGGCTGTTCGAGTAG
- a CDS encoding HAD family hydrolase translates to MHFFPVRAITLDLDDTVWPIAPAIDRAEDALDAWLQRHAPRAAARWPLAARRRLRQQCDLERPHRAHDMTAQRRWMIERMLAEAGEDVALGSSAYDAYFAARCEVEHYDDSVPSLERMAARLPLAALSNGNACLRTIGLMHLFRFQLGAGEHGAGKPEPGIFHAACARLGHDPGVVLHVGDDVRTDIEGAQRAGLRTVWINREGATWPRRMPPPDLEFTTLTALADWLDAALHPESMSA, encoded by the coding sequence GTGCACTTTTTCCCCGTACGCGCGATAACGCTCGACCTGGACGACACCGTGTGGCCCATCGCACCGGCCATCGACCGGGCCGAGGACGCGCTGGACGCCTGGTTGCAGCGCCATGCCCCGCGGGCGGCCGCGCGCTGGCCGCTGGCGGCGCGGCGCAGGCTGCGCCAGCAGTGCGACCTCGAGCGTCCGCACCGCGCCCACGACATGACCGCGCAGCGGCGCTGGATGATCGAGCGGATGCTCGCCGAGGCCGGTGAGGACGTCGCGCTGGGTTCGTCCGCCTACGACGCCTACTTCGCCGCTCGCTGCGAGGTGGAACACTACGACGACAGCGTGCCCTCGCTCGAGCGCATGGCCGCACGGCTGCCGCTGGCGGCGCTCAGCAACGGCAATGCCTGCCTGCGCACGATCGGCCTCATGCACCTGTTCCGCTTCCAGCTGGGCGCCGGCGAGCACGGCGCGGGCAAGCCCGAACCGGGCATCTTCCACGCCGCGTGCGCGCGGCTGGGCCACGACCCCGGCGTGGTGCTGCATGTCGGCGACGACGTTCGCACCGACATCGAAGGTGCCCAACGCGCCGGCCTGCGCACCGTCTGGATCAACCGCGAGGGGGCAACGTGGCCACGCCGCATGCCGCCCCCCGACCTTGAATTCACCACCCTGACCGCGTTGGCCGACTGGCTCGACGCGGCCCTCCACCCGGAGTCGATGTCCGCATGA
- a CDS encoding leucyl aminopeptidase family protein, whose translation MNLPAGFAAPSADATPLPLHVVDRAGLADWRAGQPAPVGAWLDAHGFDGAPGTAALLPGAEGAAGAVIGVGDRLDPFSYAHAPLALPPHTFRLAGNHDADALVALRVGWGLGAYRFSRYRQPPRQPASLEVDNAAVALDALAACLRVRDLVNTPTEHMGPDQLEQVACEIAERHGAAIEVISGDDLLERNFPAIHAVGRASHRAPRLICLRWGDASHPHVALVGKGVCFDTGGLDLKPADGMRNMKKDMGGAAHAIALAEWVMARKLPLRITLLVPAVENAVGPNAFRPGEVIATRAGLSVEIDNTDAEGRVVLCDALAYAGEQSPELLLDFATLTGAARIALGPDLPALYSNDDALAADWLEAGQQQRDPLWRMPLWRPYWRYLTSGIADIANGGPSRMGGSITAALYLERFVPATQKWAHLDVYSWNDADRPGRPAGGEAQGLRAAFAMLQARAGR comes from the coding sequence ATGAACCTGCCCGCCGGATTTGCCGCGCCCTCTGCCGATGCCACCCCCCTGCCGCTGCACGTGGTGGACCGCGCCGGCCTTGCCGACTGGCGTGCGGGCCAGCCGGCACCGGTGGGCGCGTGGCTGGACGCGCACGGCTTCGATGGTGCCCCCGGCACCGCGGCGCTGCTGCCGGGCGCCGAGGGCGCGGCGGGCGCGGTCATCGGCGTCGGCGACCGGCTCGACCCCTTCAGCTACGCCCACGCGCCGCTGGCGCTGCCGCCGCACACGTTCCGCCTGGCGGGTAACCACGACGCCGATGCGCTGGTGGCGTTGCGGGTCGGCTGGGGTCTCGGGGCGTACCGCTTCTCGCGGTACCGGCAACCGCCTCGGCAGCCGGCGTCGCTCGAGGTCGACAACGCGGCAGTGGCGCTCGACGCGCTGGCCGCGTGCCTGCGCGTGCGCGACCTGGTCAACACGCCGACCGAGCACATGGGCCCGGACCAGCTCGAACAGGTCGCCTGCGAGATCGCCGAGCGCCACGGCGCCGCGATCGAGGTCATCAGCGGCGACGACCTGCTTGAGCGCAACTTCCCGGCCATCCACGCGGTCGGGCGTGCGAGCCACCGCGCCCCGCGCCTGATCTGCCTGCGCTGGGGCGACGCGTCGCACCCGCACGTGGCACTGGTCGGCAAGGGCGTGTGCTTCGACACCGGCGGCCTGGACCTCAAGCCGGCCGACGGCATGCGCAACATGAAGAAGGACATGGGCGGCGCCGCGCACGCGATCGCGCTGGCCGAATGGGTGATGGCGCGCAAGCTGCCGTTGCGGATCACCCTGCTGGTGCCGGCGGTGGAGAACGCAGTCGGCCCGAATGCATTCCGTCCGGGCGAGGTCATCGCAACGCGCGCCGGCCTCAGCGTGGAAATCGACAACACCGACGCCGAAGGCCGCGTCGTGCTGTGCGATGCGCTGGCCTACGCCGGCGAGCAGTCGCCGGAACTGCTGCTCGACTTCGCCACGCTGACGGGCGCGGCGCGGATCGCGCTCGGCCCCGACCTGCCCGCGCTCTACAGCAACGACGACGCGCTGGCCGCCGACTGGCTCGAGGCGGGCCAGCAGCAACGCGACCCGCTCTGGCGCATGCCCTTGTGGCGGCCGTACTGGCGCTACCTCACCAGCGGCATCGCCGACATCGCCAATGGCGGTCCGAGCCGGATGGGCGGCAGCATCACCGCCGCGCTGTACCTGGAGCGCTTTGTCCCGGCCACGCAGAAGTGGGCGCACCTGGACGTCTACAGCTGGAACGACGCCGACCGCCCCGGACGGCCGGCCGGCGGCGAGGCGCAGGGGCTGCGCGCGGCGTTCGCGATGTTGCAGGCGCGCGCCGGGCGCTGA
- a CDS encoding winged helix-turn-helix domain-containing protein, which yields MKALDGLDPVFEHRARLAIGVLLARHDEISFARFKQQLELTDGNLGAQLRKLEDAGCIELRRDFVDRKPVTWYRLTDEGRKALERHLAALQALIATAEG from the coding sequence ATGAAAGCGCTCGATGGCCTTGATCCCGTCTTCGAACACCGCGCGCGCCTCGCGATTGGCGTGCTGCTCGCCCGCCACGACGAGATCAGCTTCGCCCGGTTCAAGCAGCAGCTGGAACTGACCGACGGCAACCTCGGTGCGCAGCTGCGCAAACTGGAGGATGCCGGCTGCATCGAACTGCGCCGCGACTTCGTCGACCGCAAGCCGGTGACCTGGTACCGGCTTACAGACGAAGGACGCAAGGCACTGGAGCGCCACCTGGCGGCGCTGCAGGCACTGATCGCAACGGCCGAGGGCTGA